In Hypanus sabinus isolate sHypSab1 chromosome X2 unlocalized genomic scaffold, sHypSab1.hap1 SUPER_X2_unloc_7, whole genome shotgun sequence, a single genomic region encodes these proteins:
- the LOC132385962 gene encoding gastrula zinc finger protein XlCGF8.2DB-like, which yields MLFTCLDCGKGFTRSSTLQRHQRVHTGERPFTCSECGKGFSDSSKLVRHYRVHTGERPFTCSECGKGFARSSQLTEHQRVHTGEKPFSCFQCGKGFTQSSHLKVHQRIHTGEKPFSCTECGKGFTDSSHLVKHCRIHTGEKPFSCTECGKGFADSYSLVKHCRIHTGEKPFSCSECGKGFADSYSLVKHCRIHTGEKPFTCSECGKGFTDSSHLVKHCRIHTGEKPFTCCECGKGFTASSNLVRHSRIHTGEKPFTCSDCGKGFTRSSGLKVHQRVHTGRCQSPVLIVGMNSLRHLN from the coding sequence ATGttgttcacctgcttagactgtgggaagggattcactcgttcatccacactacagagacaccagcgagttcacaccggggagaggccattcacttgctctgaatgtgggaagggattcagtgacTCATCTAAACTTGTGAGAcactaccgagttcacactggggagaggccgttcacttgctctgaatgtgggaaaggatttgctcggtcatctcaactgactgaacatcagcgagttcacactggggagaaaccgttcagctgctTTCAATGTGGCAAGGGGTTCACCCAGTCATCTCAtctgaaagtacatcagcgaattcacactggggagaaaccgttcagctgcactgaatgtgggaagggattcactgactcatcccaccttgtgaagcactgccgaattcacactggggagaaaccgttcagctgcactgaatgtgggaagggattcgctgatTCATACTCTCTTGTGAAGCACTGCcgtattcacactggggagaaaccgttcagctgctctgaatgtgggaagggattcgctgatTCATACTCCCTTGTGAAGCActgccgaattcacactggggagaagccattcacatgctctgaatgtgggaagggattcactgactcatcccaccttgtgaagcactgccgaattcacactggggagaagccgttcacgtgctgtgaatgtgggaaggggttcactgcATCATCCAACCTGGTGAGGCATagccgaattcacactggggagaaaccgttcacctgctcagattgtggaaagggattcactcggtcatcaggCTTGAAAgtccatcagcgagttcacactgggcgaTGCCAGTCACCTGTTCtgattgtgggaatgaattcGCTCAGACATCTCAACTGA